In Streptococcus oralis, a single window of DNA contains:
- the glf gene encoding UDP-galactopyranose mutase — MYDYLIVGAGLSGAIFAHEANKRGKKVKVIDKRDHIGGNIYCQSVEGINVHKYGAHIFHTSNKKVWDYVNQFAEFNNYINSPIANYQGHLYNLPFNMNTFYALWGIKTPQEVKDKIAEQTTHMQDIEPKNLEEQAIKLIGTDVYEKLIKGYTEKQWGRSATELPPFIIKRLPVRLTYDNNYFNDRYQGIPIGGYNVIIEKLLEGIEVELNTDFFADRENLEASAIKIVFTGMIDQFFDYKFGELEYRSLRFEHEVLEQENYQGNAVVNYTERDIPYTRIIEHKHFEFGTQAKTVITREYPADWKRGDEPYYPINDAKNNAIYEQYLAEAEKNGHVIFCGRLADYKYYDMHVTVERALDVVEVELGSI; from the coding sequence ATGTACGATTATCTTATCGTTGGTGCTGGCTTGTCAGGAGCAATCTTTGCCCACGAAGCTAACAAACGTGGCAAGAAGGTGAAGGTGATTGATAAACGTGACCACATCGGTGGAAATATTTATTGCCAATCTGTTGAAGGAATCAATGTCCACAAGTATGGGGCTCATATCTTCCATACATCCAATAAAAAGGTCTGGGACTATGTCAATCAGTTTGCAGAGTTTAACAATTACATCAATTCCCCTATCGCCAACTATCAAGGGCATCTTTATAATCTTCCTTTCAATATGAACACTTTCTACGCCTTGTGGGGAATAAAGACACCCCAAGAAGTCAAGGACAAGATTGCTGAGCAGACGACTCACATGCAAGATATTGAACCAAAAAACCTAGAGGAACAAGCCATTAAGTTGATTGGTACGGATGTCTATGAAAAGCTGATCAAGGGCTACACGGAAAAGCAATGGGGGCGTTCTGCTACTGAGCTGCCACCCTTTATCATCAAGCGCTTGCCAGTTCGGTTGACCTATGATAACAATTATTTCAACGACCGTTACCAAGGTATTCCAATCGGTGGCTATAACGTCATCATTGAAAAGTTGTTGGAAGGAATCGAAGTAGAGCTCAATACAGATTTCTTTGCAGATCGGGAGAACTTGGAGGCTTCAGCAATTAAGATTGTCTTCACAGGGATGATCGATCAGTTCTTTGACTATAAATTTGGTGAGCTAGAGTATCGCAGTCTCCGTTTTGAACATGAGGTTCTAGAGCAAGAAAACTATCAAGGAAATGCTGTAGTCAACTATACTGAACGTGATATACCTTATACGCGTATCATCGAGCACAAACATTTTGAGTTTGGGACTCAGGCCAAGACCGTTATTACTCGTGAATATCCAGCGGATTGGAAGAGAGGAGATGAACCCTACTATCCAATCAATGATGCTAAAAACAATGCAATTTATGAGCAGTATCTAGCAGAAGCTGAGAAAAATGGCCACGTTATCTTCTGTGGTCGCTTGGCAGATTATAAATACTATGATATGCATGTGACTGTTGAACGCGCATTGGATGTGGTAGAAGTAGAACTAGGGAGTATCTAA
- a CDS encoding sugar transferase: MKYYLKDSFLHNAHEKNAGSKARNDVEAILVLEGYEGLELKVENWYKMNFFKAQQHKYRATKSVFDQLGAGDELVIQFPIIHHTFFISQLIKQAKKRGAKFYLLIHDIETLRHAAGSEVKFRHKVRNYFQEKKALMSVDGIIVHNDIMKKVLVGQGVPADKMVSLEIFDYLIPNFEVQALPQKDQPIIVAGNLNPAKSGYLYNLPEQPAYNLYGVGYDESRALKNTTYFGSFMPDDLPVALEGSFGLVWDGDSSETCQGSYGNYLRFNNSHKASLYLASGFPLIVWKESALAHFVLDKQCGLAVDSLHDLQKVLDDLTLQDYKELSEQARKVGAALRDGAYLKAALSKLK; the protein is encoded by the coding sequence GTGAAATATTATCTGAAAGATTCATTTCTGCATAATGCACATGAAAAGAATGCAGGGAGTAAGGCGCGAAATGACGTGGAAGCTATTCTAGTCTTAGAGGGTTATGAGGGGTTGGAGCTCAAGGTTGAGAATTGGTATAAGATGAATTTCTTTAAAGCTCAACAACACAAATATCGTGCGACCAAGTCTGTGTTTGATCAGTTGGGAGCTGGAGATGAATTGGTGATTCAGTTCCCTATTATCCACCATACATTTTTCATCTCACAACTCATCAAGCAGGCGAAAAAAAGAGGAGCAAAATTCTATCTGTTGATCCATGATATTGAAACCTTGCGTCATGCAGCAGGTTCAGAAGTGAAATTCCGTCATAAAGTGCGAAATTACTTCCAGGAAAAGAAAGCTTTGATGTCAGTGGATGGCATTATCGTTCATAACGATATCATGAAGAAAGTTCTGGTAGGTCAAGGAGTGCCAGCAGATAAAATGGTTAGCTTGGAGATTTTTGACTATCTGATTCCAAACTTTGAGGTACAAGCTCTTCCTCAAAAAGACCAACCTATTATCGTAGCTGGAAATTTGAACCCTGCAAAGTCAGGTTATCTTTATAATTTACCAGAACAACCAGCCTATAACTTGTATGGAGTGGGCTATGATGAAAGTCGTGCATTGAAAAACACCACCTACTTTGGTTCCTTTATGCCGGATGACCTCCCAGTTGCTCTTGAAGGTAGTTTTGGTTTGGTCTGGGACGGAGACAGCTCAGAAACCTGCCAAGGTTCTTACGGAAACTACCTACGCTTTAACAACTCGCACAAGGCCTCTCTCTACTTAGCTTCAGGTTTTCCCCTAATAGTCTGGAAAGAGTCGGCTCTCGCACATTTTGTTCTGGATAAACAGTGTGGTCTAGCAGTTGATTCTCTACACGACCTCCAAAAAGTACTAGATGATTTGACACTTCAAGACTACAAGGAACTTTCAGAACAAGCTAGGAAAGTTGGAGCTGCTCTTCGAGATGGAGCCTATTTAAAAGCTGCCTTATCCAAATTGAAGTAA
- the rfbA gene encoding glucose-1-phosphate thymidylyltransferase RfbA codes for MKGIILAGGSGTRLYPLTRAASKQLMPVYDKPMIYYPLSTLMLAGIKDILIISTPQDLPRFKDLLLDGSEFGIKLSYAEQPSPDGLAQAFLIGEEFIGDDSVALILGDNIYHGPGLSRMLQKAAKKEKGATVFGYQVKDPERFGVVEFDTDMNAISIEEKPENPRSNYAVTGLYFYDNDVVEIAKQIKPSARGELEITDVNNAYLKRGDLSVEVMGRGFAWLDTGTHESLLEASQYIETVQRMQNVQVANLEEIAYRMGYISREDVLKLAQPLKKNEYGQYLLRLIGEI; via the coding sequence ATGAAAGGTATTATTCTTGCGGGTGGTTCGGGAACGCGCTTGTACCCACTTACTCGAGCTGCGTCAAAACAGCTGATGCCGGTTTATGATAAACCCATGATTTACTATCCTTTGTCAACCTTGATGTTGGCAGGGATTAAGGACATTTTGATCATCTCAACACCACAGGATTTGCCCCGTTTTAAGGATCTGCTCTTGGATGGTTCCGAATTTGGGATCAAGCTTTCCTATGCGGAACAGCCTAGTCCCGACGGACTTGCTCAGGCTTTTCTTATTGGTGAAGAATTTATCGGTGACGATAGTGTTGCCTTGATTTTAGGCGATAATATCTATCATGGACCTGGTTTGAGCAGAATGCTTCAAAAGGCAGCCAAGAAAGAGAAGGGCGCGACTGTTTTTGGCTACCAAGTGAAGGATCCAGAGCGTTTTGGTGTGGTCGAGTTTGATACAGACATGAATGCTATTTCCATAGAAGAAAAACCGGAGAATCCTCGCTCTAACTATGCAGTGACAGGTCTTTATTTCTATGACAATGACGTTGTGGAGATTGCCAAACAGATCAAACCGAGTGCTCGTGGCGAGTTGGAAATCACAGATGTTAACAATGCTTATTTGAAGCGTGGGGATTTGTCAGTTGAAGTTATGGGGCGTGGTTTTGCCTGGTTGGATACAGGGACGCATGAGAGTCTGTTAGAGGCTTCCCAATATATCGAAACGGTTCAAAGGATGCAAAATGTTCAGGTTGCCAACCTAGAAGAAATTGCCTACCGAATGGGTTATATCAGCCGCGAAGATGTGCTGAAGTTGGCGCAACCTCTCAAGAAGAATGAATACGGGCAATACTTGCTTCGTTTAATTGGAGAAATCTAG